The Candidatus Nitrosocosmicus franklandus genome contains a region encoding:
- a CDS encoding SgcJ/EcaC family oxidoreductase, which yields MSNNDELALQSLYRKKIEGWNEGNGRKFAEPYTEDADFIGFDGTYLFGRREIAEFHQMLFDRFLRGTRLIAKIKSIRFPVSNVAIIVGISGTIEANQKRINPDRNSIHTIVAINNEHDGKWGFTTFQNTRATYIGRPEKVSQLTKEIEQIE from the coding sequence ATGTCTAACAACGACGAACTTGCATTGCAGTCTCTATATAGAAAAAAAATCGAAGGATGGAATGAAGGAAACGGTCGAAAGTTTGCAGAACCATACACGGAAGATGCAGATTTTATCGGATTTGATGGTACCTACTTGTTTGGTCGTAGAGAGATTGCAGAATTTCATCAAATGCTTTTTGACAGGTTTCTAAGAGGAACTCGTTTAATAGCAAAAATTAAGAGCATTAGATTTCCGGTCTCGAATGTTGCTATCATAGTTGGAATAAGTGGAACAATCGAGGCCAATCAGAAAAGAATTAACCCTGATAGAAATTCTATACATACAATAGTTGCTATAAATAATGAACATGATGGAAAATGGGGCTTTACTACCTTCCAAAATACTAGAGCAACATATATTGGACGGCCTGAAAAAGTTTCACAATTGACTAAGGAGATCGAACAAATAGAATAA
- a CDS encoding thermonuclease family protein: MLNFLYCTKIFAFLVVLGTFNFSNPVWPTSANSDSVTTSSINFDGIATKVIDGDTLDVSTQEGDVITIRLALIDAPERNEPGFNEAKSFVTEQCLNKNVEVDPDNNQGLTYGRTVAVVYCEGINVNEAILDNNLADIYEDFCDISEFANTNWAREHGCSNSRSDSGDDNGTEKEDPVESDNSNVYRFDLSDTSRDLDCKDFDEKNIPVGDDDPHNLDADGDGIGCEG; this comes from the coding sequence TTGCTTAATTTCTTATATTGCACGAAAATATTTGCTTTTCTGGTTGTATTAGGAACATTTAACTTTTCAAACCCGGTCTGGCCTACTTCTGCCAATTCTGATTCTGTAACCACTTCATCAATAAATTTTGATGGTATTGCGACAAAAGTTATTGATGGTGATACTCTTGATGTGTCTACACAAGAAGGAGATGTAATAACAATAAGACTTGCGTTAATAGATGCTCCAGAAAGGAATGAACCTGGATTCAATGAGGCAAAAAGCTTCGTTACCGAACAATGTCTGAATAAAAATGTAGAAGTAGATCCAGATAACAACCAAGGATTGACTTATGGCCGAACCGTTGCCGTGGTCTATTGTGAAGGAATCAATGTAAATGAAGCCATACTCGATAATAATTTGGCTGATATCTATGAAGACTTTTGTGATATATCTGAATTTGCGAATACAAATTGGGCACGAGAGCATGGCTGTTCAAACAGTAGAAGTGATAGTGGTGATGATAATGGAACCGAAAAGGAAGATCCTGTAGAATCAGATAATAGCAACGTCTATAGATTTGATCTTAGTGATACTAGCAGAGACCTTGATTGTAAGGATTTTGATGAGAAAAATATACCAGTAGGGGATGATGATCCACATAATCTTGATGCAGATGGAGATGGCATAGGCTGTGAAGGGTAG
- a CDS encoding YybH family protein, with protein MSKFSTPEDLLNSQVKEVNKGNIDFLMTLYENDVCFANQPGQVVKDKELICKAFHELINKGIKLDARAKRVYYVDNLALLITEWSLNGRESDGTPINHTGNGTIVFRRQPDNTWLMVIENPWGTN; from the coding sequence ATGTCCAAATTTTCTACTCCTGAAGATTTGCTCAATTCTCAAGTGAAGGAAGTCAATAAAGGAAATATAGACTTCTTGATGACATTATACGAAAACGACGTCTGCTTTGCAAATCAACCAGGTCAAGTTGTTAAAGATAAAGAACTCATCTGTAAGGCATTCCATGAATTGATTAACAAGGGAATTAAACTAGATGCAAGAGCTAAAAGGGTTTATTATGTGGACAATCTGGCTCTTTTAATAACGGAATGGTCTCTTAATGGTAGAGAGTCAGACGGTACGCCTATCAATCATACAGGTAATGGTACAATTGTTTTTCGTCGCCAGCCTGATAACACATGGTTAATGGTCATAGAGAACCCCTGGGGAACGAACTAA
- the hsp20 gene encoding archaeal heat shock protein Hsp20 — protein MIRRNSFRNFFDPVDREFAQAEEMMNRIFNTARGINTTNVNAFRETATFPYYYGYQITIGPDGKPRVRELGNVKPRTRGLVESSSVRQPLLDTIVDEKNNSLVITAEMPGLSKENIKVNIAEDLITIHGEKDRKKYHTEIPLNMEIDNSFTKASYSNGILELRLKLKNQIKSRGKEIKIE, from the coding sequence ATGATAAGAAGAAACTCATTTAGAAACTTTTTTGACCCTGTGGATAGGGAGTTTGCCCAAGCAGAGGAGATGATGAATCGAATCTTTAACACTGCAAGAGGTATAAATACTACTAATGTTAACGCGTTCAGAGAAACAGCAACCTTTCCATACTATTATGGTTATCAAATAACAATCGGTCCGGATGGAAAGCCCCGTGTAAGGGAATTGGGAAATGTTAAACCCCGAACTCGAGGACTCGTGGAGTCATCAAGTGTCAGGCAACCATTACTAGATACAATAGTGGATGAAAAGAACAATTCTCTGGTAATTACCGCAGAAATGCCTGGGCTATCGAAGGAAAATATCAAAGTGAATATAGCAGAGGATCTCATTACTATACATGGAGAAAAAGATCGAAAAAAGTATCATACAGAGATACCATTGAATATGGAAATAGATAATTCCTTCACAAAGGCCAGTTACTCAAATGGTATACTAGAGTTAAGATTAAAATTAAAGAACCAGATAAAATCACGTGGAAAGGAAATCAAAATAGAATAA
- a CDS encoding ATP-binding protein, with amino-acid sequence MSETTESVDNDKDASSRLLNLINNVNSILDISISSDKLSFFINSSCFVDACKALLERNVQIRFILQSPPKNTEDFKHISSAASKIKYLEGVQGISAISDSEYFSLNSNPADSRYNDVFSTTNKTILSIVKKSFDALFSNAISYLETSTQTSDEFNILPPSMRFKVDVEISDQIVHFLTDSKFIYIYSTIGAMLLGYQNYLEYFEKIQTQLKAKQHAGVRWITSIQSRNELRLVKNLLQMGIDIRHTPDRPPFDFALSDKYFACAIERNEENKLILDNMLLNDDRANLTFYNMIFEKLWNSAIGAQDRIKEMERGNDDNIAVVSDSTESLHKLFELFTLAKKEILIILPSTNGFFRTEMSGGFKMLNRMGTKGIRVRVLTLPDQENSSEIKKIQSKYPDIYFRDLEPVITSFNRIMVIDRENTVILEVTDDGQLKFTEALGKAIFIDGSKTSETIASIFDSLWTQSEIHNRLKEAHEKLKVHGKMQSRFMDLVAHELRTPLQSILGITEILKEDIQNNDQNFMLQIIMSNARRLRRLSENILDITRLEGNILYLNKEEFSLNELVKSTISDYITNIEYNKSISFEYKNFDKEFVVTADKFRITQVIQNLVDNSIRFTKSKGGKIVLTLSEKIIHSKEIVVISVTDNGEGLKPELLSRLFTKFSSDSYYGAGIGLYLCRKLIEAHGGRIWAMNNKNKNGCTFSFGIPKKG; translated from the coding sequence ATGAGCGAAACTACCGAATCCGTTGATAATGATAAAGATGCCTCGTCTCGTTTATTAAATCTGATTAATAATGTAAACAGCATTCTTGATATTTCTATTAGTAGTGATAAGTTGTCTTTTTTTATTAATTCCTCTTGTTTTGTTGATGCTTGTAAAGCATTATTGGAAAGGAATGTTCAGATAAGATTCATACTTCAATCACCTCCAAAGAACACTGAGGATTTTAAGCATATTTCGAGTGCGGCCTCAAAAATAAAATATCTTGAAGGTGTTCAAGGGATATCGGCCATTTCTGATTCAGAATATTTTAGTTTGAATTCTAATCCAGCGGACTCTCGATATAATGATGTTTTTAGCACTACGAACAAAACTATATTGTCAATTGTAAAGAAATCCTTTGATGCTTTATTCTCTAATGCTATCTCCTATTTGGAGACATCTACTCAGACGAGTGATGAGTTTAATATACTCCCTCCATCGATGAGGTTTAAGGTAGACGTAGAAATTTCTGATCAGATAGTACACTTTCTAACTGATTCCAAATTCATTTATATCTATTCAACCATAGGGGCAATGCTATTAGGTTATCAAAATTATCTAGAGTATTTTGAAAAAATTCAAACCCAACTCAAAGCCAAACAACATGCAGGTGTTAGATGGATAACATCAATTCAAAGCAGAAATGAGTTAAGACTGGTCAAAAACCTCTTACAAATGGGTATAGATATTCGTCATACGCCTGATCGTCCGCCATTTGATTTTGCTTTATCTGATAAATACTTTGCTTGTGCTATCGAAAGAAATGAGGAAAATAAACTTATTCTTGATAACATGTTACTAAATGACGACCGAGCAAATCTAACTTTTTATAATATGATTTTTGAAAAATTATGGAATTCTGCGATAGGTGCCCAAGACAGAATCAAAGAGATGGAAAGAGGTAATGATGATAATATAGCAGTAGTTTCTGATTCAACCGAATCTCTTCATAAACTCTTCGAGTTATTTACACTTGCAAAAAAAGAAATCTTGATCATACTTCCTTCTACAAATGGATTTTTCCGTACAGAAATGTCTGGAGGATTTAAGATGTTGAATAGAATGGGCACAAAAGGAATTAGGGTAAGGGTTTTGACATTGCCTGACCAAGAAAATAGTTCTGAAATAAAAAAGATCCAGTCAAAGTATCCTGACATCTATTTTAGAGATTTGGAACCGGTTATTACATCATTTAATCGAATTATGGTTATTGATAGAGAAAATACAGTTATTTTGGAAGTAACAGATGATGGTCAGTTGAAATTTACAGAGGCATTGGGTAAGGCGATATTTATTGATGGTAGTAAGACATCGGAAACAATAGCATCAATTTTTGATAGCCTTTGGACGCAGTCAGAAATTCATAACAGGTTAAAGGAGGCTCATGAAAAACTTAAAGTGCATGGAAAAATGCAGAGCAGATTCATGGATCTAGTAGCTCATGAGTTGCGTACGCCATTGCAATCTATTCTAGGAATTACGGAAATATTGAAGGAAGACATTCAGAATAATGACCAGAATTTCATGTTGCAGATTATTATGTCAAACGCAAGAAGACTACGTAGACTATCTGAAAATATCCTAGATATCACACGTTTAGAAGGAAACATCCTTTATCTTAACAAGGAAGAATTTAGTTTAAATGAATTAGTAAAGTCAACAATATCAGATTATATTACCAATATAGAATATAACAAATCTATTTCATTCGAATATAAAAACTTTGATAAAGAATTTGTGGTTACGGCTGACAAGTTCAGGATAACTCAGGTAATTCAAAACCTGGTAGATAATTCAATAAGATTTACAAAAAGCAAAGGAGGAAAGATAGTTTTGACTCTAAGTGAAAAAATCATACATTCTAAAGAAATAGTTGTAATTAGTGTAACTGATAATGGCGAGGGATTGAAACCCGAATTACTTTCAAGATTGTTTACCAAATTTTCTTCTGATTCTTACTATGGTGCGGGGATTGGTCTTTATTTATGTAGGAAGCTTATAGAAGCACATGGCGGACGAATTTGGGCGATGAATAATAAAAATAAAAATGGATGTACATTTAGTTTCGGTATTCCAAAGAAAGGTTGA
- a CDS encoding MarR family winged helix-turn-helix transcriptional regulator — MAKAASKRKERIQLLNYLSRDISTRTIFFHQWIANYLGLSEIDHKCLDIVLRSEKPLTGNQLAYETSLTAGAITGIVDRLEKAGYVYRQRDKQDRRLVYVIPFREKALMEIGPLFEILQKGMDKIFSDYDDKELDLITDYLSKTVKVLEDATIHVRSMVESKRFKQKT; from the coding sequence ATGGCAAAGGCAGCTAGCAAACGTAAGGAGAGAATCCAATTGCTAAACTATCTTTCTAGAGATATAAGTACGAGAACAATATTCTTTCATCAGTGGATAGCAAATTATCTTGGACTGAGCGAGATCGACCATAAATGTCTTGACATAGTATTGAGATCAGAAAAACCCCTAACAGGGAATCAGCTTGCATATGAAACAAGCCTAACGGCTGGAGCGATAACCGGCATAGTTGATAGATTAGAGAAGGCAGGATATGTGTATAGACAAAGAGATAAACAAGATAGACGCCTAGTCTATGTTATCCCCTTCAGGGAAAAGGCGTTAATGGAAATAGGTCCTCTATTTGAAATATTGCAGAAGGGTATGGATAAAATATTCTCAGATTATGACGACAAGGAATTAGACCTGATAACAGATTATCTATCAAAAACCGTTAAGGTACTTGAAGACGCTACAATACACGTACGTTCAATGGTGGAGTCAAAAAGGTTTAAACAAAAAACTTGA
- a CDS encoding ester cyclase: protein MTNVNMHSNNDNVCESKIGEQLSNIQKVRQLIKILNTGNLENVENLIHDEYFNHESHIDASSMQSLPENISQQIEKRNKLMGPSEFIDTVKSLRNAFTDLTYDEKEIHSDNNTVIGRYTVSGKHTGQFFIFPPTGHNFRYEAVHIYRFQDGKIREHKAVRDDLSFMYQLGFIVPTSQYESLFRLWKGVSKRRDDV, encoded by the coding sequence ATGACAAATGTCAACATGCATAGTAATAATGACAATGTATGCGAATCTAAGATAGGAGAACAATTATCCAACATACAAAAAGTAAGACAATTGATCAAGATACTTAATACAGGAAATTTGGAAAATGTAGAGAATTTAATACATGACGAGTATTTCAATCATGAATCTCATATCGATGCATCCTCTATGCAGAGCCTTCCAGAAAACATCTCTCAACAGATTGAAAAGCGAAACAAGCTCATGGGTCCCAGCGAGTTCATTGACACGGTAAAATCATTACGAAATGCATTTACTGATCTTACATATGACGAAAAAGAAATCCACTCAGACAATAACACAGTCATAGGACGTTACACCGTCAGTGGAAAACATACTGGACAGTTTTTTATATTCCCCCCCACAGGTCACAATTTTAGATATGAGGCGGTTCATATCTATAGATTTCAGGATGGTAAGATCAGGGAACACAAAGCCGTACGTGATGATTTGTCTTTTATGTACCAACTTGGATTCATAGTTCCAACATCACAATATGAATCATTATTTAGACTGTGGAAGGGAGTTAGTAAGCGCAGAGATGACGTATAA
- a CDS encoding DUF1428 family protein, whose protein sequence is MSKSESPVNKSDLGGLIQIVFIRAPKKNHHALSKIGKQTNDFFRKHGVTKYLYRLNSRENMMDFVNVSKVISANDDEDVNLEILSFRDARHLEQVMKAMEGEKVAKELYEESMKLIIPGSIVFGNFSRLIETL, encoded by the coding sequence ATGAGTAAATCTGAAAGCCCAGTAAACAAAAGTGATCTCGGCGGACTTATCCAAATCGTATTCATCCGCGCCCCCAAGAAGAATCATCACGCCTTATCAAAGATCGGCAAGCAGACAAATGATTTTTTCAGAAAACATGGGGTAACAAAATACCTGTATCGGTTGAATTCAAGAGAAAACATGATGGATTTTGTAAATGTGTCAAAAGTCATTTCTGCCAATGATGATGAAGATGTAAATTTAGAAATATTATCCTTTAGAGACGCAAGACACTTGGAGCAAGTCATGAAAGCCATGGAAGGCGAAAAAGTTGCTAAAGAATTATATGAAGAATCTATGAAACTTATAATACCTGGATCGATAGTATTCGGAAACTTTAGTAGGTTGATAGAAACATTATGA
- a CDS encoding DUF308 domain-containing protein — translation MNIEKSPNWLRAVQIGLGVIILVLSIMVLINPIFGAISVVFFLAFLLLFAGIEKVISGIFMSGKSRFASIGLGIIVIILSLIALAYPVGTGIFIVLLLGVALLVDGISRIVHGIRDKQGSKWSKSFSLGVGILSILLAIIVIAMPAIGLIFAGILIGIALLITGIQIISAGISGHGRGGRKPENIGV, via the coding sequence TTGAACATTGAGAAATCCCCTAACTGGCTTCGTGCAGTTCAGATCGGATTGGGGGTAATTATTTTGGTCTTATCGATAATGGTTTTGATTAACCCCATTTTCGGTGCGATTTCTGTTGTATTCTTTCTGGCATTTCTTTTGCTTTTCGCAGGAATTGAAAAAGTAATAAGTGGTATATTTATGTCAGGCAAATCCCGGTTTGCAAGTATTGGTCTAGGAATAATAGTAATTATTCTCTCATTAATTGCATTAGCTTATCCAGTGGGTACAGGAATATTTATAGTGCTGCTTTTGGGTGTCGCTCTGTTAGTGGATGGAATCTCGCGAATAGTTCACGGAATAAGAGATAAACAAGGAAGTAAGTGGTCAAAATCATTCAGTTTGGGTGTTGGTATTTTATCCATCTTGCTAGCAATTATAGTGATAGCTATGCCCGCAATAGGACTAATATTTGCAGGTATCTTGATTGGAATAGCCTTGCTAATTACTGGTATTCAAATCATTTCAGCGGGAATTTCAGGACATGGTCGTGGTGGAAGAAAACCAGAGAATATAGGAGTCTAA
- a CDS encoding LLM class flavin-dependent oxidoreductase, which produces MSKSTEEIKTKLSIQAAHEQINPLDLLDDVAYLDTKDIQRCWTSDHYMPWWNTGASGGAAWPWMGAALARTTKLAIGTGVTAPILRYHPAIVAQVFATLAFMFPQRVFLGVGRGEALNEVPAGNRWPTNKEKFERLKESIKIIKKLWTEDWVTYNGEYYFVKDSKLYTKPSYLIPIYVAGLGKQSAQLAGEEGDGFVTNELDTNKIKDILFPAVKKGCAKSQKNYEQLEKILFIPASYDKDKEKAIESIRFWRGSMIKAFFDVDVHDPRKIEENGQVIDDDSLEKKLFIISNEEEGIKKLKPYLDIGFTEIVFTNSSPDRRQFVDIVTRLSDIINNQ; this is translated from the coding sequence GTGTCAAAATCAACAGAGGAGATAAAGACGAAGTTAAGCATTCAAGCAGCTCATGAACAGATTAATCCTCTAGACTTGTTAGATGATGTTGCATATTTGGACACAAAAGATATCCAACGATGTTGGACAAGTGACCATTATATGCCTTGGTGGAATACCGGGGCATCTGGTGGAGCCGCCTGGCCATGGATGGGCGCAGCCTTGGCCAGAACTACAAAGTTGGCTATTGGTACAGGAGTGACCGCTCCGATTCTAAGATACCATCCTGCCATAGTTGCACAGGTATTTGCAACATTGGCCTTTATGTTTCCACAAAGAGTGTTTTTGGGTGTAGGCAGAGGAGAAGCATTAAATGAAGTGCCTGCAGGAAATAGATGGCCGACAAACAAAGAAAAATTTGAGAGATTAAAAGAATCGATCAAGATAATAAAAAAATTGTGGACAGAAGATTGGGTCACTTACAACGGGGAATACTATTTTGTTAAAGATTCTAAATTATATACCAAACCTTCATATTTAATTCCTATTTACGTCGCGGGACTAGGGAAACAATCTGCTCAATTAGCAGGTGAAGAAGGAGATGGATTTGTAACTAATGAATTAGATACGAATAAGATAAAAGATATTCTCTTTCCCGCTGTAAAAAAAGGATGTGCCAAATCTCAAAAAAACTACGAGCAGTTAGAAAAGATATTATTTATTCCTGCTTCATATGATAAAGATAAAGAAAAGGCAATAGAGTCAATTAGGTTTTGGAGAGGTTCTATGATTAAAGCATTCTTTGACGTTGATGTACATGACCCAAGAAAGATTGAAGAAAATGGTCAAGTTATAGATGATGATTCTTTGGAAAAAAAATTATTCATTATATCTAATGAGGAGGAAGGAATTAAGAAACTAAAGCCATATCTAGATATTGGATTCACTGAGATCGTTTTTACCAATTCTAGTCCTGACAGAAGGCAATTTGTGGATATTGTAACCCGACTATCGGATATTATTAATAACCAGTAG